The genomic segment ATGCCCTATCTTCTAATAAGAAAATCCTAAGAGAAAATCACAGAGAGCTGTTATGCCGTATCTTCTAATAAGAAAATCCTAAGAGAAAATCACAGAGAGCTGTTATGCCCTATCTTCTAATAAGAAAATCCTAAGAGAAAATCACAGATAGCTGTTATGCCCTATCTAGTAATAACAAAATCTGGCACAAAGCTTTTCTATACTAAGCATAGAGGCAAACATTTCTCAAATACTGCATTCTCATTGGTTCTCTGGGCGTACATGGTAGTTAAtgctgcattctgattggttctTATGGCGCACTACGTTTCCCCTATATCTGCCGTGGATGCGAAAGATAAGTATAGGTAGTTTATAAAAACGAAGGGTTTAGATTGTGTGAAGTGTATATTAGGAATGGTGTATTTTAGGAAGTGTTTATTAGGGAATTGATTTAAGGAAGTGTATATCAGGAAGTGTATATTGGGAAGTGTATTTTAGGAAGTGCATATTagggaattatttttttgggaaaTGTATATCAGGAAGTGTATATTAGGAAGTGTATATTAGGGAGTGTATTTTAGGAAGTGTATATTAGGAAGTGTACATTAGCAAGTGTATATTAGGAAGTGTATATTAGCAATTGTATATTAGAAAGTGTATAATAGGAAGTGTATATTAGGAAGTGTTATTAGGAAGTGTATATTAGAAAGTGTATATTATAGCAAGTGTATATTAGCAAGTGTATATTAGGAAGTGTATAATAGGAAATGTATATTAGCAAGTGTATATTATCAAGTGTATATTAGGAAATGTATAATAAGAAGTGTATATTAGCAAGTGTATATTAGGAAGTGTATATTAGCAATTGTATATTAGGAAGTGTATAATAGGAAGTGTATATTAGGAAGTGTTATTGGGAAGTGTATATGAGGAAGTGTATGTTAGCAAGTGTATATTAGCAAGTGTATATTAGGAAGTGTATAATAGGAAATGTATATTAGCAAGTTTATATTAGGAGGTGTATAAGAGGAAGTGTATATTAGGGAGTGTATTTTAGGAAGTGTATATGAGGAAGTGTATATTAGCAAGTGTATAATAGGAAGTGTATATTGAGAAGTGCATATTAGGAAGTGTATATTAGGAATTGTTTTTTAGAAAGTGTATATCAGGAAGTGTATATCAAGAAGTGTATATTAGGAAGTGTATACTAGGAAGTGTATATTAAGAAGTGCATATTAGGAAGTGTATATTAGGAATTGTTTTTTAGGAAGTGTATATCAGGAAGTGTATATCAGCAAGTGTATATTAGCAAGTGTATATCAGGAAGTGTATTATTTCGAAGTGTATATTAGGAAGTGTATATTAGGAAGTGTATATGAGGAAGTGTATTTTAGAAAGTGTATATAAGGAAGTGTATATTACGAAGTGTATATTACGAAGTGTATATTAGGAAGTGTATATTAGGGTGTACATGAATCATCACTCACTCTAAGCTCTCATCGTTGACCAACTCGGCGAACTCGGTAAACACGTCCTTATCAGTTACGTCGGTCTGAGGATCACTGGAGAACAGAGAGTGTCAGGGTCGGCATTCCTCTTTAGTATGTAGAGAGGATACTCAGCCCAGTCCCGCGCGTTCTTACCAGGGTTTCtcacgggcttcctgtggttggtgagagttgtgacgtcacaaattcGTTCCAGACCCATAGCTGTCTCACGGCTCATCTCCGAgaacaggaaacccggtaagaacgcctgggaggATCTTTTCTGGGAAGACCCATTGTCCCCCTAGTGTTTACCTGTGAATGATCTGATACGCGGCGATGACGAGTAGCGACAGGAGGTACTCGCCAGGCTTCGATCCGGTGTTACGCCATTGCACTCCTTCACACCACGCCTTTACTACTCGGATAAGCTCTTTGCACTAAAAGACACAATCGTCAGTCTTACAAGAGCCAGGGGGGATGGTTggggggggatgcgcagtCACGGAAAAAGTATAAGGGGTAGCGATGAGTTCCTCCAAATTTCGAAAGTCTCGCAAGAATTTCGCAAAGTCTCGGAATCTCGGCGTTTTTTACGCAAAGTCTCGAAGTCTccttttttccaaatttttaGGGTTTCGGAGCCTCCTTTTTAACCACCGGAGTCTCGGATTTTTAAACGCGATCTCAGGGTCCCTAATTTTTGGTAAACGCGATCTGTTTTATGCTGTTACCATTGTACGGGTTCCCTCTTCTTTTTCGTAGTGTAGCAAGAATGTATTGTAACTCTACTTATTCTTTTTAACTGATGTTTATGACAAGAGCAAGTTATCCGAGAACAAgctcgaaaaaaaaagctcgggctcggattccgaaatttgacaaaactctcgggctcggattccgaaatttgacaaaagtctcgggctcggattctaAAACGCGGGTCCCCGCAAATGTCAAGTCACCCTTCAATTCCAATTAAGcaaggtttatttttaaaattcgtTCCTGTGTGTGCATCGAGATTCCTACCTTTTCAGGCTGTCCAGCAACGAACTCCGTTTGTCTCTCGCAAGCAGCGGTGATGTAGCTGagagagaaaaataaaatggtaTCATTGGGGTCGTCAGGGATATGCGGTTATGATGAAGCGGAAGTTAAGTAATATATACATATTACTATGGTTGGTCTTCCTGAGTCTACAGAATAGCCATTGGTAACAATAGTTGGTATAAGCGGACGTGACGTAATACATCTACTTACTATGGCTGGTCTTCCTGTGTTTGCTGCATGGCCATTTGGTATAGTCCGTGATAGCGGAAGTGACGTAATGTATCTACTTACTATGGCTGGTCTTCCTGTGTTTGCTGCATGGCCATTTGGTATAGTCCGTGAAAGCGGAAGTGACGTAATGTATCTACTTACTATGGCTGGTCTTCCTGTGTTTGCTGCATGGCCATTTGGTATAGTCCGTGATAGCGGACGTGACGTAATGTATCTACTTACTATGGCTGGTCTTCCTGTGTTTGCTGCATGGCCATTTGGTATAGTCCGTGATAGCGGGAGTGACGTTATATATCTACTTCCTATGACTGGTCTTCCTGTGTTTGCTGCATGGCCATTTTGGTAAAGTCCGTGATAGCGGACGTGACGTAATGTATCTACTTACTATGGCTGGTCTTCCTGTGTTTGCTGCATGGCCATTTGGTATAGTCCGTGAAAGCGGAAGTGACGTAATGTATCTATTTACTATGGCTGGTCTTCCTGTGTTTGCTGCATGGCCATTTGGTATAGTCCGTGAAAGCGGAAGTGACGTAATTCATCTACTTACTATGGCTGGTCTTCCTGTGTTTGCTGCATGGCCATTTGGTATAGTCCGTGATAGCGGAAGTGACGTAATGTATCTACTTACTATGGCTGGTCTTCCTGTGTTTGCTGCATGGCCATTTGGTATAGTCCGTGAAAGCGGAAGTGACGTAATGTATCTACTTACTATGGCTGGTCGTCCTGTGTTTGCTGCATGGCCATTTGGTATAGTCCGTGAAAGCGGAAGTGACGTAATACATCTACTTACTATGGCTGGTCTTCCTGTGTTTGCTGCATGGCCATTTGGTATAGTCCGTGATAGCGGAAGTGACGTAATGTATCTACTTACTATGGCTGGTCTTCCTGTGTTTGCTGCATGGCCATTTGGTATAGTCCGTGATAGCGGACGTGACGTAATGTATCTACTTACTATGGCTGGTCTTCCTGTGTTTGCTGCATGGCCATTTGGTATAGTCCGTGATAGCGGAAGTGACGTAATACATCTACTTACTATGGCTGGTCTTCCTGTGTTTGCTGCATGGCCATTTGGTATAGTCCGTGATATCCGTCGTAAGGTTCCCAGTCATTGGTGGGTAAAACTGTCACGTCGACGTCATCGCACTTGAACTTGACAGCCAGGGGGGTCTCGGTGAAGTCTGAGCAGCATGGCAgtgcaccctcccccccctccccctcctccccatCGCCTATTGCTGCTTGTTGCTTGAGCAGCGTCTTAGTGGTGTAGAGGATCGCTGGCAGCCAACTCTTGTGCTGTGTGCGGGGCAAGTCTGACAGCGCACATGAAAGAACAACAATCATACATACCATCTGATTGAACCTGAATTGTCTCGCTTACAGCCTTTTTAGACGTCAATCattaatatcatcatcataaacatcattataatcataatcatcgtCGCAGATATCATTAACAGCATTGTCATCGTCATTTTcgtcaacaacatcatcatcataaccattcATGATTagaacatcaccatcatcaataatattataattaccgtcatcgtcatcattatcgtcgTCGACGTAATCATACTCACACCAtaatcaccataaccactcttcatcgccatcatcatcatcatcatcatcatcatcatcatcatcatcatcatcattaccatcatcatcatcatcatcatcatcatcatcatcatcatcatcatcatcaccatcatcatcatcatcatcaccatcatcatcatcatcatcatcatcatcatcatcatcatcatcaccatcaccatcatcatcatcaccgtcatcatcaccatcatcatcaccatcatcaccatcatcaccatcatcatcatcatcatcatcatcatcatcatcatcatcatcatcatcatcatcatcatcatcatcatcatcatcatcatcatcatcatcatcatcatcatcaccatcatcatcatcatcatcatcaccatcatcatcatcatcatcatcatcatcatcatcatcatcatcaccatcaccatcatcaccatcaccgtcatcttcatcatcatcattatcatcatcatcaaaaccattcatcatcgccatcaccattatcatcaattTCTTAACCTTGAATAAAGACAGCAAGCTGCGCCTGTTTTGCGCCGTTGAGTGAAGTTCCGTCCACCGCAGGACCGACGAGGGAGATGTGATGTACTGTGAATGGCAGGTTCTCCTgaggaaaatagaaaaaaatcgcATATTATACGCACTTGCTAAGTTTAattttgttggatttatctCACAGGAAGGCGAGAAAGGACATTTCGATATATTTCCTCATTTATACCTGGAAGTAATCAATTATCATATCTACTAAAAGACAGGGCAATACCGTAAGATAGTGTTTGATCTTTTCTGCGATCTCCATTTGTTTCTTCACGTCCTCCTCGCATGGTGTTGTGCCCTTGGCGAGCTCCTTTACACTGGCGGGTGTCTTCTCCGAATTCTCCTTTGAAAtgaatataacatataattaGACATTAAGTGGTAATGTCAATTTCTATAGTTTCGGCGCGTTTTGCGCCCTAAATACactttttattgaaataatcACAGTGGAAATAACATACTGACACAACATGAGATAAGACAAGATAATGTTTCATGTGTGTGGAAAAGATTCATGTGGAAAACATGTAAGTGGAAACGATGAATGTGGAAAAACGCGCGAAAAAAATCGCGCGAAAGGTTGATAAATATCTCTTTAGACTTTAAGTGTGCGAAATATAGCTAACGTTCaagtagaaaaataaatataatgatCAGTTGTTATAAATTTTCAGGCAGTGACAGGATTGCTCTCCATGTTTTATTTGCTCTCATGCTCAAAGCTTCACACTAGACCTCCACCCTCAATAAAAACGTCTACCCATCATCACCTCATCTTTGCCGTCCACGAAATCATTAATGTAGTCCTTGTTTTCTTTGATTTCCTCTTCCAATGTGTGTATCGCTGATTCCTTATCTTCGAGCTCCTTCTCCTTCAAATAGATCTCCTCTTCCTTTTCAGCGATGATATTATCCTTTTCATGGCAAACCATGTTCAGTTGATCGGCCCTGTTTAGATAGAACAATAACAGTTACGGGGAAAATATGTCCATGTTTCCTCCCTCAACTATCACAGACGGGAAAATATGTCCATGTTTCCTCCCTCAACTATCACAGACGGAATAATATGTCCGTGTTTCCTCCACGCCTATGcataccacctagtttttCATTTCTCTTCTGCTCGCCTGTAGACTTTACAGTCAGCTCTCAATGTTAATGGCGACACTTGCTTCTGTCAGCGTTCTTTGTATTTCTGTTTGGTCGGGAAATTGTGTATCGTTGTCCGTGATAGCGAGAGTTAGTTTCAGTCAGTTTATTCATACTTCTATTTTGTCGGGGATTGAACTTTTGAGTCGGCGAGGAGCCGATAATGAAATAGTTTGTTGTGATAGCAGAGACGCTTGTTGGGTCGTTGAAATAAGTGGGTAAGGGATGAATCAAAGGGTCGAGCATCAACAGATCAAATGCGCAAGTGAGGTTATCCCCGCATATTGTACTCACCAGTATTTTTCCGTGACGGATTTGGCTTGAGCATTCACCTCTCGTAACTTcgtaatgctgtgcttatcaCCGTCAACGAGCATCGGGTCGTACAATTCGTTATTGTTATGTATGATCAGTTTGACGCTTAATAACTTCTCCTCATCCAGGAATGGGCTGTATGGATTGACGGCCTATGGAGAAAACAAGCTTCCCCTGAGAAAACTGAGTCCTAACATTGGTTAAGAGCATATCTTCTGTAGGAAATCTGTAGCAAAACTTATGGTTTAATTGCACCTCCTTTGGCTGTCAGGAGAAAGCGTGTACAAAAGATATGAAGAACCTTGCGCTTGGAGCGTCATGTGCGTTAGAAACGAAATACTACCCCCACGTCCTATCGTtgtagggtttttttttttaatagtccTGCGAGTATTTTTACTGCCTTCATGATGTAAAAAGAACTCTTTTTTATCTAGAGAAAAAAACGCCCTCCCGCCTCTTTATTACAAATGTCGGCACACTGTTTTTACAGATAAGGCACGACATTAtcacaaatgtggcacgacaTTATTGCAAATTTACCACAACTTTtttacaaatgtggccgtcATTTCATATGTGACAGGTTATAATAAATGTGGCCTcaatccccccctcccctactccCCACCGgtaaatcctgggtacgcgcctgtatgCCTTTTCAAAGGCACTTGGACCGGTACAAGATGCTGACCCGTAGTCAGAAACACATTATGATCGAGATCAGCCCGTTACAGATGGTGAGTCGGAACCTTTATTACtccttttattgttttttacaTGAATCTTACACATTGAGCCTCCAAAACATGCCCTAATTCGTGTGGGCGCATGTCGTATATTACCCCAAAACATGCCCTTCGTATCGGCGCTTGTCGTTAATCACCCCAAAATATGCCCTAATGCGCGCGTGTCGTATATCACCCCAAAACATGCCCTAATGCGCGCGTGTCGTATATCACCCCAAAACATGCCCTAATTCGCGCGTGTCGCCAGGAGCTAGGCCATGTTCCCTtgtaagaaatatttttttcgcaGCGTCACGGATCTCCTTCGCTCTCCAACAATATAACACAGGATCAATAGTCGAGCTTAAAAACATGACCGGGTAAGTAATATTGACAGCTGCTAGCGTGAAAGAGTTCCATCCATGTTTAACTGTGAGCATCAGAGCGACGGTGTAGGGCGCGTAACAAATGAAGTACGCGGAAACCACGTAGATTATAGTCACCACTGACTTCCAGATGTGAAGTATTCGCATCGTCTTTTCTCGTTGGGTCTTGAAGGACGCAGATTGCACATGAATTTGTACGGAATGTCGGCGGACCACTCTCCATATGGAGATATAGCAAAATATAATTACGCTCAAATTGAATAGGAACAAGGCGATTAGGATGACGATAAGGATTTTGCATGTGGTGCAATGCAGTCGAACGATGGCAGACAAGATGACAAGCGCCCAGATAATCAATACAAGGCACTTCACTCGACTTGCCGTCACGATCCCTGGGAAGCGCAGATGGAGCTTTATAGCGATGTAACGTTCGATAGTGATGGCAGTGATGAtgagaaaagaaaacacacaGAAAATAAACCCAAGAACCTCTGTTATCACGCCGGTTACACAGTAAGTCAAGAATTTGATGTTGAGCTTATACTCTGATGCCTTGTAGACTACACTCAGTGGTTGAACTAGCAAAGCCACGCCGAGGTCGGACAAGGCAAGGTTAAGCAGGAGAAGGTTGGCGGGGGAATACAGGCGAGGGGTGGTGTAGATGGTATAAACAACGATGCTGTTCCCAATAGAGGCTGTCACCGATAACAGAGCATTCAAAATGGAAGAGATAATGTAAGCAGCAGGTATTTGGCAAGCATACTGGTACAGTCCCGGGACGAGGAAAAAGCAAGTATCGTTTGAAATGCCACTGTCTTGCACTCCCTTCACACCGCAAGTCATGGTTCTGTGAAAACAAGAACTTGGCGCCGCACCTGGATTTATTCATTTTCTGTGTTATTTATAGCATTCTCAAGAATATTGACACAAGACTCGGCAAGGAAATTGAAACTACTTATGATACagtaaaacaaacaacagtTTCATTGGCCTTGATCACGAATGTTACTTTTCTGGTTTTGACcatatttttatcataaaCTGTTGTTTTATAAAATTGCTGAGATGAGAATTTCTTCCATCGGGAATCAGATAGACtaaatagatagtgagtagcaGCCCTCATTAGCCAGCCAATTTCTAATTTTTTGCTACATCATTCTTTGCATTATTATTTCTCTTTTCATCTCTAGTCTGCTAACTATTATTATCCCTAACTCTTTTTATTCCCGCCTTTAACTTTCCAGTTGCCGGATATAGGAAAGAGCCCTTGTAAATAGGAAAATGCCAATTAAAAATTGGAGTTATTagtattttcattaaaaaatagtGCCACAGTACATTAATCAAACACAGGCACCCATTGGGCGTTTAAGATTCCttcctgcttttttatttctttgatTTTACAATGGCGAACACCATTTTAACAATAATCAATAAGGAACTCAATAAGAAGACCAGATAAATAAAGAAACCCCACATAATTTTTGGATTATTTGGgtttttttcgttttcttcCATTATTTCGTTTTCGCCCAAAAGAAGAATGTCAATACTAAACACAATCAGGCGCtctatttattttctcttcttaaaTTTGTATGAAGTATGTGTGCACCCTCCGCCCGGCCTCTCCCTTGTACcccccaggggggggggggggagggggttcttcccatgtcgacctgatagggatgctcgtcgtatttttttGTGGTCGAAATCGGGCCTCGGGTATTTTTTAGTAAATCTCGGGTATCCGAGAAAAACTAGTCTTTCCTCTTACAAAGGGTTTAGGAATTTTTAGGTATTTTTAGTGTTGCAATTTTTGCTCATACAGGTAtgttttaggggtattttttcgaatttcccaTCTTTATTACTTTACCCTGAAGaacccctaccccctccccccggttGTACCCACCTCGCTCAGAAGTAGATGAGAGTCGATGACCATCTCGTCTCGACTGTAGCAGAAGGCACTGGAGCCCGGGCTGTCCCATGAGTGGGCGGCCACACTCTTCTCGTGGTCCAAGTAGCAGAACACCATCACACTCCACACAATCTTCACATAGTAAGCACTCTCATCCAGCTCCGTGTGATAACACTCAGGACCCGGGTCGAACTGCAACTTAAACCCTAGTCTCTTCTCGCCTAGGGACTGCGCTTTGAATGCAAGTGGGCTTTTTGTGTAGTCACTCAGCACAATGGATGAGCCGAGATTGTGAGGAGGGCTCCATTCTTTGGTGTCAAAGCCAAGATAGAAGTACGGCTCGATGAGATTAATTCTTACGCCAACAGGCACGGTGCCTCCCTTGGCAAGAGACTTGACGTCGCGAGTCCGCATGAACTTTTCTACCCCAAACACAGCTGAGGACTTGGCTTCGTGAAAGTTGTGCGTTAGAGTCACCTCTTTCCCTTGACGGATGAAGATGGTGTAGACTACTTTGAATCGTAAAGTGCTTGGATTTTCTTGTTTTAGGTAGATAGAACAGTACTCGTGCTTGCTGCCTTTACTTTCATCCCTTCTGTCTCCTCTTGGGTACATCACGAGTGACCACTCGGTACCAAATAAAGAGAACTTTGAACTCGTAGTAATGTCGGTCCCGGGTGTCAAATTCACCACCATCTTATCCTCAAATTCCGTGTaaattattttgcatttgacTTCAATAAGTAAACAGTCATCGTCAAGGAAGCCTGAGTTCGGTTTCTCGATGTCTTCCACAGGCATGACTTTACTCCAGCCGATACCAAATGACGATCGAGGGAACTCGTCTACCTCTTCTATATCGCCCACATGGATGGAGTTCGCAGGGTCCCTGTTGTTCAACACATCCACCATGATACCAATCTTGCACTTTGTCTTCTGCGTGAAATCCCCGCCACCGAGCCATCTCAGATACACTCCGAGTTGGCCTCCTTTAATGCCGCTTTGGAGACGCCAACGATGCCCAGAGAAGAAAAAAGGCTTGGAGAACACACTCTCTCCGACATCTGAGAATTCCTCGAGAATAAAAGTAAAGCCGTGTGATTCATCGTCCAGGATTCGTGTTTGATGAAGCCGTAGTGCCATTTCTAATTAGATTATTGCATCAATAGGCATGAAGCATCAAAATTCAAAGTTTGCGAAAACTAATAAATGCTCAGTATAAAGGCTGGATTGAAATCGGCCTAGAAAATTTTTCTTCGCGTCAACTATTGCGTTTGTCCTTACATTTAGCTGAAATTTTTGAAAAGGCTCAACTCTCTGAGTAACTCCCTCCACAATCCCACAGTTGAAGCCCTTCTAACACGACGCAGTTAACTTGTATTTgtaattaataatttattgCGAATTTATTTCCAAGACATGTACCATGCCAAATTACACAAGCAACCGCTCTATCGTGATGTCTAAAATAACGTGTTTCCAAAAGACTTGCCTTTTTTCAGACAGACAAAGCACGATATTCAGGTGAAGGATTAACACGGGCTTTAGCAGTTGGTGATAAGAACACAATTCAGCGGCGTTGTTTTCGTTGGCTCGTCTCCAAACAACCTGCTCACAACGATATTTTTTGAATAAATACTTCTCGGCTCCGGCTAAAACCACTTTGTACCCAAAGCTACGGTAAATCACACAATCGAAGGTTCTGGCCATAAACCACTgggagatttttttttttgctgaatCATACAACCAAAACAACAGACAACAAAAAGTTGATTAGTTTCCGTCCAAACGCGATTTTGTCTTTTGCTAGAATATAAAAACTTTGATCTTTTGCTGAACTTTTAATAATGAAATACACTAAGCCTGCGTTTGAGGAACTTCCGTCCGGTATATGCAAATATTTGTTCATTTGCTCATATGCAACTATTTTCAATAAGGTTTCAGTGTTTCTATGTAacgtaacccgcagtggtcCATGGGAATCGAAAAGATGGCTGAATCCTGATTTCTGAAAGCCATGAAATGTTCACCGGCACATAAGCAATGGTTTTATTTACGctaatgtttgtttatttatttgacaTCCATggagcactgcgggttacgacatgGATGAACTCGAAATGCAATCATATTTGAAATAAGCGTATATACAGCACAAGATATACAAgacatgttgttgttttggatGAAATagcatgaaataaaataattttaaactGGAGCACACCAGTGCGATTATATGAAAACtataacaaataaagttaagaAGCAATCAAGCATCTGCAGTGTGCACCACACTTAACGAAAACATGCAAGTCCGTGGGTCACATGAGTGGGCACTAGATCGATAGATCCCTACCCCGGGAAATGATAAGTTCAATAAACCTCACCCACGGGATAATGTTTATCGTCAAAATCCCTACCGTAGCgtaaacatttatttttggAATCACTATGGAAAGGGCTTTCAGATGATATATGTTTCCTAAAATctccgagggggggggggggggggggttcactTTCTGGCCCACGGACTATACGGGCCAGTTTAACTGTTCAAACCCCAACCCCTTGCATgccgtcccccccccccccccccccccccccaccggcTTAACATTGATAGGTGTATTATGTGCCAAGGAAAATATGAACTGTAGAATCTGAAATGCTCAGAAAGTGTTTTAATCACAGTATTTTCTAAAACCTAAGAACACTAAACATCTTAGATTGCGTGCATTTCATTGTAGCTTACTTTTGTTCTGAGCACAAAAAATGTCATATGCACGTGCGTGACTGGACAAAGAAGtaaaaaggctaaaggcagCAATGTAGACCAAGGTGTGCTGCACATGATGACGACATCACTAcattactatagcaacacacttATTCCCAAGAGACGCAAGCGTGAAATagaccccgatatttttcagtATACGTCTCAGCgagttgtacagttcgctagatagcggtgctggggccgaaatctccagcctagccgtaaagctttatgctgccatacggtTATTCAGCGCACGTCAAGAAATATGGtctatttttctcattttaccgGATCTGGACGAGGTTCGATTCTCGGCCCTGTCCTcaacttctttttctttcattgTTTACTATTACTTTCCGTTATGGCGTTATTATTGTTTGTCGTCGTTACGCAGCAGTTATCAAGTTATGATATTTCAGCGCCTAGCCAGGGTTTGCCCTTAGGGCTGTGCCATGTATGCAGTCTTGACGTTTACATGGCAACACATATCACATAAGAAAAATCTGCTAACTTACACGATCTTGGGATACAGCACAAGGCACCCAGGGGTCTAAGTTGGGTCTAGCAGGCCCTTTTTGAAGATTTAGTATTAGCGTTATTATCCATAGTCTTTTAAAGTAAATGTTATAAGGGAAATTTACCAACGTACTGTGTTATACCTTTGTTAATTCCTCGTTACAGCTGTGGGACTCAACACTTATAATTTTTGGACGCTATATTCAGGTTTGACACGTCCACACccgttccctgctagcagaggccccTTTTCTCTGTACTTCGCTTGGCTGGCGTTCGCgtgagaaaagaggcctctgctagcaggaaaCCACACCCG from the Nematostella vectensis chromosome 4, jaNemVect1.1, whole genome shotgun sequence genome contains:
- the LOC5509230 gene encoding uncharacterized protein LOC5509230, whose product is MALRLHQTRILDDESHGFTFILEEFSDVGESVFSKPFFFSGHRWRLQSGIKGGQLGVYLRWLGGGDFTQKTKCKIGIMVDVLNNRDPANSIHVGDIEEVDEFPRSSFGIGWSKVMPVEDIEKPNSGFLDDDCLLIEVKCKIIYTEFEDKMVVNLTPGTDITTSSKFSLFGTEWSLVMYPRGDRRDESKGSKHEYCSIYLKQENPSTLRFKVVYTIFIRQGKEVTLTHNFHEAKSSAVFGVEKFMRTRDVKSLAKGGTVPVGVRINLIEPYFYLGFDTKEWSPPHNLGSSIVLSDYTKSPLAFKAQSLGEKRLGFKLQFDPGPECYHTELDESAYYVKIVWSVMVFCYLDHEKSVAAHSWDSPGSSAFCYSRDEMVIDSHLLLSEAVNPYSPFLDEEKLLSVKLIIHNNNELYDPMLVDGDKHSITKLREVNAQAKSVTEKYWADQLNMVCHEKDNIIAEKEEEIYLKEKELEDKESAIHTLEEEIKENKDYINDFVDGKDEENSEKTPASVKELAKGTTPCEEDVKKQMEIAEKIKHYLTENLPFTVHHISLVGPAVDGTSLNGAKQAQLAVFIQDLPRTQHKSWLPAILYTTKTLLKQQAAIGDGEEGEGGEGALPCCSDFTETPLAVKFKCDDVDVTVLPTNDWEPYDGYHGLYQMAMQQTQEDQPYYITAACERQTEFVAGQPEKCKELIRVVKAWCEGVQWRNTGSKPGEYLLSLLVIAAYQIIHSDPQTDVTDKDVFTEFAELVNDESLEIFWNEYYFTDNYPRELFQEPFTLPIVQDPAIPPHNVAVTELKDWGQFRKEVVKWLEKMPGGGGE